The following are encoded in a window of Mycobacterium vicinigordonae genomic DNA:
- a CDS encoding M20 family metallopeptidase — protein sequence MPVALDRVEDLVRRRGSDLIELSHAIHAEPEVAFAEHRSCAKAKELVAQRGFAITPVAGLDTAFRADYGSGPLVVGVCAEYDALPEIGHACGHNIIASTGVGTALALAEVADELGLTVALLGTPAEESGGGKALMLRAGTFDDVALSVMAHPGPTDIAGARSLALTEVTVHYRGKESHAAVAPHLGINAADAVTVAQVAIGVLRQQLAPGQLVHGIVTDGGQAVNVIPGQATLQYAMRAIESDSLRELEGRVYACFAAAALAAGCEYEIDPAGPGYAELKPDQWMVDVFREEMRRLGREPLAAAVEVGLPMGSTDMGNLTQVMPGIHPVIGVDAGGATVHQRAFAAAAAGPSADRAVIDGAIMLARTVVALACEPDQRDRVLTAQERRGSLG from the coding sequence ATGCCCGTAGCACTGGACCGCGTCGAAGATCTGGTGCGACGGCGTGGCAGTGACCTGATAGAGCTGTCCCACGCCATCCACGCCGAACCCGAGGTGGCGTTCGCCGAACACCGCAGCTGCGCCAAGGCCAAAGAGCTGGTGGCCCAGCGCGGTTTTGCGATCACCCCGGTTGCGGGTCTGGACACGGCGTTTCGCGCCGACTACGGCAGCGGGCCGCTGGTCGTTGGGGTGTGCGCCGAATACGACGCACTGCCCGAGATCGGCCACGCCTGCGGCCACAACATCATCGCGTCCACCGGGGTGGGGACCGCGCTGGCGCTGGCCGAAGTCGCCGACGAACTCGGCCTGACGGTGGCCCTGCTGGGCACCCCGGCCGAGGAGTCCGGCGGCGGCAAGGCGCTGATGCTGCGGGCCGGAACGTTCGACGACGTCGCACTTTCCGTGATGGCGCATCCCGGACCCACCGACATCGCCGGCGCGCGGTCGCTGGCGCTGACCGAAGTCACCGTGCACTACCGGGGCAAAGAATCGCACGCCGCCGTCGCACCGCATCTGGGGATCAACGCCGCCGACGCAGTGACCGTCGCGCAGGTGGCGATCGGGGTGCTGCGCCAGCAGCTGGCGCCCGGCCAGCTCGTGCACGGCATCGTCACCGACGGCGGCCAGGCGGTCAACGTGATTCCCGGGCAGGCAACACTGCAGTACGCGATGCGCGCGATCGAGTCCGATTCGCTGCGTGAGCTCGAGGGCAGGGTGTACGCGTGCTTCGCCGCCGCGGCGCTGGCCGCTGGCTGCGAATACGAGATCGACCCGGCCGGGCCGGGTTATGCCGAGCTGAAGCCCGATCAATGGATGGTCGACGTTTTTCGTGAGGAGATGCGCCGGCTGGGCCGCGAGCCGCTGGCCGCCGCGGTGGAGGTGGGCCTGCCGATGGGCAGCACCGACATGGGCAACCTGACACAGGTGATGCCCGGTATACATCCGGTGATCGGCGTCGACGCCGGCGGGGCCACGGTGCACCAGCGCGCCTTCGCTGCGGCGGCCGCCGGGCCCAGCGCCGACCGGGCCGTGATCGACGGAGCGATCATGCTGGCACGCACGGTCGTCGCGCTGGCCTGCGAGCCCGACCAGCGGGATCGGGTGCTGACCGCGCAGGAACGTCGAGGGTCGCTCGGATGA
- a CDS encoding M20 family metallopeptidase produces the protein MSLIDTAESWLATHCDDLVAWRRHIHRYPELGRQEFATTQFVAERLADAGLNPKVMPGGTGLTCDFGPEHQPRIALRADMDALPMAELTGAPYASTMPNIAHACGHDAHTAILLGTALALASVPELPVGVRLIFQAAEELMPGGAIDAIAAGALTGVSRIFALHCDPRLEVGKVAVRLGPITSAADQVEITLQSPGGHTSRPHLTADLVYGLGTLITGLPGVLSRRIDPRNSTVLVWGAVNAGNAPNAIPQSGVLAGTVRTASRQTWFDLEGIIRESVTGLLSPLAIEHTLQYRRGVPPVVNEDLSTRILTHAIEAVGPDVLADTRQSGGGEDFSWYLEEIPGAMARLGVWSGEGPQLDLHQPTFDLDERALAIGVRVMVNIIEQSASF, from the coding sequence ATGAGCCTCATCGACACAGCCGAATCCTGGTTGGCCACCCACTGCGACGACCTGGTCGCCTGGCGTAGGCACATCCACCGCTATCCCGAGCTCGGCCGCCAGGAATTCGCCACCACGCAATTCGTCGCCGAGCGGTTGGCCGACGCCGGGCTCAATCCCAAGGTGATGCCCGGAGGAACCGGCCTGACCTGTGATTTCGGGCCTGAGCACCAGCCGCGGATCGCGCTGCGAGCCGATATGGACGCACTGCCGATGGCCGAGCTGACCGGTGCGCCGTACGCATCGACGATGCCCAACATCGCGCATGCGTGCGGGCACGATGCCCACACCGCGATACTGCTGGGCACCGCGCTCGCGCTGGCGTCGGTGCCCGAACTGCCGGTCGGGGTGCGGCTTATCTTCCAGGCAGCCGAGGAGCTGATGCCCGGAGGTGCGATCGACGCGATCGCGGCCGGCGCACTGACCGGGGTGTCGCGGATCTTCGCACTGCACTGCGACCCCCGGTTGGAAGTGGGCAAGGTGGCGGTGCGACTGGGACCCATCACATCGGCCGCCGACCAAGTCGAGATCACGCTGCAGTCGCCCGGCGGGCACACCTCGCGCCCGCACCTGACGGCCGACTTGGTCTACGGGCTTGGCACGCTGATCACCGGCCTGCCCGGGGTGCTGTCGCGCCGGATCGACCCCCGCAACAGCACCGTGCTGGTGTGGGGTGCGGTCAATGCCGGAAATGCGCCCAATGCGATTCCGCAGTCCGGGGTGCTGGCCGGCACCGTGCGCACCGCGAGCCGTCAGACCTGGTTCGACCTGGAAGGAATCATCCGGGAGAGTGTCACGGGCCTGTTGTCGCCGCTGGCCATCGAGCACACCTTGCAGTACCGACGCGGGGTGCCGCCGGTGGTTAACGAGGATCTCTCCACGCGCATTCTCACCCACGCCATCGAAGCGGTCGGCCCCGACGTGCTGGCCGATACCCGCCAGTCCGGCGGCGGCGAGGACTTCTCCTGGTACCTCGAAGAAATCCCGGGCGCGATGGCCCGGCTTGGCGTGTGGTCGGGGGAGGGTCCGCAGTTGGACCTGCACCAGCCGACGTTCGACCTCGACGAGCGTGCGTTGGCGATTGGTGTGCGGGTGATGGTCAACATCATCGAGCAGTCCGCGTCGTTCTAA
- a CDS encoding gamma-glutamylcyclotransferase: MPLYAAYGSNMHPEQMLKRAPHSPMAGTGWLPGWRLTFGGEDIGWEGALATVVQDPGSRVFVVLYDMTPADEMNLDRWEGSEFGVHKKIRCRVEREASDTDIDPVLAWLYVLDAWEGGLPSARYLGVMADAAEIAGAPAEYVHDIRTRPARNIGPGPSA; encoded by the coding sequence GTGCCGCTCTACGCCGCGTACGGCTCGAACATGCATCCCGAGCAGATGCTCAAGCGTGCACCGCACTCCCCGATGGCCGGAACGGGCTGGTTGCCGGGCTGGCGGCTGACGTTCGGCGGCGAGGACATCGGATGGGAAGGCGCGCTGGCCACTGTCGTCCAGGATCCCGGTTCGCGGGTGTTCGTAGTGCTCTACGACATGACGCCGGCGGACGAGATGAACCTGGACCGCTGGGAGGGCTCTGAGTTCGGTGTGCACAAGAAGATCCGCTGTCGGGTGGAGCGGGAGGCGTCGGACACCGACATCGACCCAGTGCTGGCGTGGCTGTATGTACTCGACGCTTGGGAAGGCGGACTACCGTCGGCGCGCTACCTCGGGGTGATGGCCGATGCCGCCGAAATCGCAGGCGCTCCTGCCGAATACGTGCACGACATTCGCACCCGCCCGGCCCGCAACATTGGCCCGGGCCCCAGCGCATAG
- a CDS encoding NAD(P)H-quinone dehydrogenase, protein MVTRIVILGGGPAGYEAALVAANAHPDSVEVTVIDSEGIGGAAVLDDCVPSKTFIASTWLRTELRRAPRLGFDIDIDDAKISLPQIHTRVRKLAAEQSADIAAQLRAVGVRLIAARGELIDPAPGLARHRIKATAADGTTTEHDADVVLIATGASPRVLPSAQPDGERILTWRQLYDLEELPEHLIVVGSGVTGAEFVHAYTELGVPVTVAASRDRVLPYEDADAAAVLEESFAERGVQLFKNARAESVTRTDTGVLVTMTDGRTVEGSHALMTIGSVPNTSGLGLERVGIELGPGDYLKVDRVSRTSVPGIYAAGDCTGLLLLASVAAMQGRIAMYHALGEGVSPIRLRTVAATVFTRPEIAAVGVPQSAIDDGEFSARTIMLPLHTNARAKMSGLRQGFVKIFCRKSTGVVIGGVVVAPIASELILPIAVAVTNRITVNELAQTLAVYPSLSGSITEAARRLMAHDDLD, encoded by the coding sequence GTGGTGACGCGCATCGTGATCCTCGGTGGAGGCCCGGCCGGATACGAGGCAGCCCTAGTGGCCGCCAACGCACACCCCGACTCGGTGGAAGTCACCGTGATCGACTCCGAAGGCATCGGTGGCGCCGCCGTACTCGACGACTGCGTCCCATCCAAAACGTTCATCGCATCGACCTGGCTGCGCACCGAGCTGCGCCGGGCGCCGCGGCTGGGCTTCGACATCGACATCGACGACGCCAAGATCTCGCTGCCGCAGATCCACACCCGGGTCAGGAAGCTGGCCGCTGAGCAGTCGGCCGACATCGCCGCCCAGTTGCGCGCCGTGGGGGTGCGGCTGATCGCGGCTCGCGGCGAGCTGATCGACCCCGCCCCCGGCCTGGCGCGACACCGCATCAAAGCAACCGCCGCAGACGGCACCACCACCGAGCACGATGCCGACGTGGTGCTGATCGCCACCGGCGCCAGCCCGCGGGTGCTGCCGTCGGCCCAGCCGGACGGCGAGCGCATCCTGACCTGGCGGCAGCTCTACGACCTCGAAGAGTTGCCCGAACACCTGATAGTGGTGGGCTCGGGGGTCACCGGCGCCGAATTCGTGCACGCCTACACCGAATTGGGGGTGCCCGTGACGGTGGCCGCCAGTCGCGACCGGGTGCTGCCCTACGAGGATGCCGACGCCGCCGCGGTGCTGGAGGAGTCGTTCGCCGAACGCGGCGTCCAGCTGTTCAAGAACGCGCGCGCGGAGTCGGTAACCCGCACCGACACCGGTGTCCTGGTGACGATGACCGACGGCCGCACCGTCGAGGGCAGCCACGCCCTGATGACCATCGGTTCGGTCCCCAACACCAGCGGCCTGGGCCTAGAGCGGGTCGGCATCGAGCTGGGCCCGGGCGACTACCTCAAGGTGGACCGGGTGTCGCGGACGTCGGTCCCCGGCATCTACGCCGCCGGAGACTGCACCGGCCTGCTGCTACTGGCCTCGGTCGCGGCGATGCAGGGCCGCATCGCGATGTACCACGCGCTCGGCGAGGGTGTCAGCCCGATCCGACTGCGTACTGTCGCGGCGACGGTGTTCACCCGGCCCGAGATCGCGGCCGTCGGCGTCCCGCAGTCGGCGATCGACGACGGCGAGTTCAGCGCCCGGACCATCATGCTGCCGCTGCACACCAACGCGCGGGCGAAGATGTCGGGGCTGCGCCAGGGCTTCGTCAAGATCTTCTGCCGCAAATCCACCGGCGTGGTTATTGGCGGCGTGGTGGTGGCCCCGATCGCCTCCGAGCTGATCCTGCCCATCGCGGTGGCCGTCACCAACCGCATCACCGTCAACGAATTGGCCCAGACGTTGGCCGTTTACCCCTCGTTGTCCGGGTCCATCACCGAGGCCGCCCGTCGTTTAATGGCGCACGACGACCTGGACTGA
- a CDS encoding glycerol-3-phosphate dehydrogenase/oxidase has protein sequence MSNPSNAAEGEQNWSDGSLGPQQRAVAWDRLGAEQFDVVVIGGGVVGSGCALDAATRGLKVALVEARDLASGTSSRSSKMFHGGLRYLEQLEFGLVREALYERELSLTKLAPHLVKPLPFLFPLTNRWWERPYMAAGIFLYDTLGGSKSVPAQKHLTRAGALRLSPGLKRSSLIGGIRYYDTVVDDARHTMTVARTAAHYGAVVRSSTQVVALLREGDRVTGVRVRDSEDGAITEVRGHVVVNATGVWTDEIQALSKQRGRFQVRASKGVHVVVPRDRIVSDVAIILRTEKSVMFVIPWGSHWIIGTTDTDWNLDLAHPAATKADIDYILGTVNQVLATPLTHADIDGVYAGLRPLLAGESDETSKLSREHAVAVPAAGLVAIAGGKYTTYRVMAADAIDAAVQFVPARVAPSITEKVSLLGADGYFALINQVEHVGERVGLHPYRVRHLLDRYGSLMDDVLALAADRPELLGPITDAPGYLKVEAVYAVVAEGALHLEDILARRMRISIEYSHRGVDCAREVAELVAPALGWSAADIDREVANYKARVDAEVLSQAQPDDVSADELRASAPEARAEILEPVPLK, from the coding sequence GTGAGCAATCCGAGCAACGCAGCGGAGGGCGAGCAGAACTGGTCCGACGGGTCGCTGGGACCGCAACAGCGTGCGGTGGCCTGGGATCGTCTCGGCGCCGAGCAGTTCGACGTGGTGGTGATCGGCGGCGGCGTGGTCGGCTCCGGCTGCGCGCTCGACGCGGCCACCCGCGGCCTCAAGGTGGCCCTGGTCGAGGCTCGGGATCTAGCGTCGGGCACCTCGAGCCGCTCGTCGAAGATGTTTCACGGCGGCCTGCGCTACCTCGAGCAGCTCGAGTTCGGGCTGGTGCGCGAGGCGCTGTACGAGCGCGAGCTGTCGCTGACCAAGCTGGCGCCGCATCTGGTCAAGCCTTTGCCGTTCCTGTTCCCGCTGACCAACCGGTGGTGGGAACGGCCCTACATGGCCGCCGGAATCTTCCTCTACGACACCCTCGGCGGCTCGAAATCGGTTCCCGCGCAAAAACATTTGACCCGAGCCGGAGCGCTGCGGCTGAGCCCGGGCCTCAAACGCAGCTCGCTGATCGGCGGCATCCGCTACTACGACACCGTCGTCGACGACGCCCGGCACACCATGACGGTGGCGCGTACCGCCGCCCACTACGGCGCCGTAGTGCGCAGCTCCACCCAGGTGGTCGCGCTGCTGCGGGAAGGCGACCGGGTCACCGGAGTGCGGGTCCGCGACTCTGAGGACGGCGCGATCACCGAGGTTCGCGGGCACGTGGTGGTCAACGCCACCGGGGTGTGGACAGACGAGATCCAGGCACTGTCCAAGCAGCGCGGTCGATTCCAGGTGCGTGCGTCCAAGGGCGTACACGTGGTGGTGCCACGCGACCGAATCGTCAGCGACGTCGCGATCATCCTGCGCACCGAGAAGTCGGTGATGTTCGTCATCCCGTGGGGCAGCCACTGGATCATCGGCACCACCGACACGGACTGGAACCTGGACCTGGCCCACCCGGCGGCCACCAAGGCCGACATCGACTACATCCTGGGCACCGTCAACCAGGTACTGGCCACCCCGTTGACCCACGCCGACATCGACGGCGTGTACGCCGGGCTGCGCCCGCTGCTGGCCGGGGAGAGCGACGAGACCTCCAAGCTGTCCCGCGAGCACGCCGTCGCGGTGCCCGCGGCCGGGCTGGTCGCCATCGCCGGCGGCAAGTACACCACCTACCGGGTAATGGCCGCCGACGCGATCGACGCCGCAGTCCAGTTCGTGCCGGCACGGGTGGCGCCGTCGATCACCGAGAAGGTGAGCCTGCTGGGCGCGGACGGCTACTTCGCGCTGATCAACCAGGTCGAGCACGTCGGCGAGCGGGTGGGCCTGCACCCCTACCGGGTACGGCACCTGCTGGACCGGTACGGCTCGCTGATGGACGACGTCTTGGCCTTGGCGGCCGACAGGCCGGAATTGCTGGGCCCGATCACCGACGCCCCGGGTTACCTGAAGGTGGAAGCCGTCTACGCCGTCGTCGCCGAAGGCGCCCTGCACCTGGAGGACATCCTGGCCCGCCGGATGCGCATCTCGATCGAGTACTCGCACCGCGGCGTCGACTGTGCCCGGGAGGTTGCCGAACTGGTCGCGCCGGCGCTTGGCTGGAGCGCCGCCGACATCGACCGCGAAGTCGCCAACTACAAAGCACGGGTGGACGCTGAGGTCCTGTCCCAAGCCCAGCCCGACGATGTCTCCGCCGACGAGTTGCGCGCCAGCGCACCCGAGGCGCGCGCTGAGATCCTGGAACCGGTGCCGCTCAAGTGA
- a CDS encoding pseudouridine synthase has translation MKPAPLPVRDGLGPARVRLCGGPVLAELSERFGAAARAKVLAGEVVDTDGAVVGEATVLPAGAHVYLYRDLPDEVPVPFEIPVLYRDNDIVVVDKPHFLATMPRGRHVAQTALVRLRRELALPELSPAHRLDRLTAGVLLFTARREVRGRYQTLFARGEVRKTYLARAEVDPAVPLPRVVRSRIIKYRGRLQAVSEPGEPNAETLIELIAPQQRLYQLTPRTGRTHQLRVQMASLGLPILGDPLYPNIIDVAPDDFSAPLQLLAQCIEFDDPRTGARRKFVSRRTLHPQPPG, from the coding sequence GTGAAACCTGCGCCGCTGCCGGTCCGGGACGGTCTGGGTCCGGCGCGGGTGCGGCTGTGCGGTGGACCGGTGCTGGCTGAGCTGAGCGAACGGTTTGGCGCGGCCGCCCGTGCCAAGGTGCTGGCCGGGGAGGTTGTCGACACCGACGGCGCCGTGGTCGGCGAGGCGACCGTGCTGCCGGCGGGTGCGCACGTGTATCTGTACCGCGACCTGCCCGACGAGGTGCCGGTGCCTTTCGAGATTCCGGTGCTCTACCGCGACAACGACATTGTGGTCGTCGACAAGCCGCACTTCCTGGCCACCATGCCGCGTGGGCGTCACGTCGCCCAGACCGCGCTGGTGCGGCTGCGCCGCGAACTCGCGCTGCCGGAGCTCAGCCCGGCCCACCGGCTGGATCGGCTCACCGCGGGGGTGCTGCTGTTCACCGCCCGGCGGGAGGTGCGGGGCAGGTATCAGACATTGTTCGCCCGCGGCGAGGTGCGCAAGACCTACCTGGCGCGCGCGGAGGTCGACCCGGCGGTGCCGTTGCCCCGGGTGGTACGCAGCCGGATCATCAAATACCGGGGTCGGCTACAGGCGGTCAGCGAACCGGGGGAGCCCAACGCCGAGACGCTGATCGAACTGATCGCGCCGCAGCAGCGTTTGTACCAGCTGACACCGCGCACCGGCCGTACCCATCAGCTGCGGGTGCAGATGGCTTCGCTGGGGTTGCCGATCCTCGGGGACCCGTTGTACCCCAACATCATCGACGTCGCACCGGACGACTTCAGCGCGCCGCTGCAGTTGCTGGCGCAGTGCATCGAGTTCGACGACCCACGCACCGGTGCGCGCCGAAAATTCGTCAGCCGACGCACGCTGCACCCCCAGCCGCCGGGCTAG
- a CDS encoding DUF5994 family protein: MERDKRLQLKPYRSASEHVDGAWWPRSRRLVDELPPLMTSVSDRLGRVVMVGYHRHGWDEVPSRAQVAGHTIELLGFSSDEPASVMLVGEDGDHLFLHVIRPETGPEEARRALEAARVPAEPGPAGQSQVARSVADVAVTLAKHEGREDQQRTAEIARWCEQAAQQFADAPIQTFVPVLVEHIVRNRMRQSRLSA, translated from the coding sequence ATGGAACGCGACAAGCGTTTGCAGCTCAAGCCTTACCGCTCCGCCTCGGAGCATGTCGACGGGGCGTGGTGGCCGCGTTCGCGGCGACTGGTCGACGAACTGCCGCCCCTGATGACATCGGTGTCCGACCGGCTGGGGCGGGTCGTGATGGTGGGCTATCACCGGCACGGCTGGGACGAAGTGCCCTCGCGTGCGCAGGTCGCCGGCCACACCATTGAGTTGCTGGGCTTCAGCAGCGACGAACCCGCCAGTGTGATGTTGGTCGGCGAGGACGGCGACCACCTGTTCCTGCACGTCATCCGGCCGGAGACCGGCCCGGAGGAAGCCCGTCGTGCGCTGGAGGCGGCACGCGTCCCGGCCGAACCCGGACCGGCCGGGCAGTCGCAGGTCGCGCGGTCGGTGGCCGACGTGGCGGTTACGTTGGCTAAACACGAGGGGCGCGAGGACCAGCAGCGAACCGCTGAGATCGCGAGGTGGTGCGAGCAGGCGGCGCAGCAGTTCGCCGACGCGCCGATCCAGACGTTCGTTCCGGTACTGGTCGAGCACATTGTCCGCAACCGGATGCGGCAGTCCCGCTTGAGCGCCTAG
- the mgtA gene encoding magnesium-translocating P-type ATPase, which translates to MPTAQQVATAAADEVLRQLDSSAAGLSTVEVAARRARYGPNAVATHRVSAAAVLGRQLRNAVLILLAGTAVVSSFLGDGVQAVIIGVILVASVGLGFFNEYRAERAAAELHAGMRHQAVVRRDGRFVKVGVVDLVPGDVVRLSLGEAVPADLRLIDVNGLECNESILTGESAAAEKTSDPVPAGELAEASDLAFMGTIVSAGSGVGVVFATGRDAEFGRIAAGLDERAPETGFQVGLRRFSYLLLQVAIALMLVILVSNLLLGKPIIDSVLFSLAIAVGITPQLLPAVVSAGLATGSRQLARAKVLVKRLVCIEDLGDMDILITDKTGTLTEGRLRFIGAIDPAGADSDAVRRFGLLATDVDPQSGGVSANALDDALWESPTASHLVGADVRRVALLPFDHERRATSVLIDDGDERVLVVKGAPEQLLPLCRTTPAAADETLAALFAAGRRVIAVAARPAAGLSTITRDDECDLQLAGFLLFADEPKAAARQSLSQLAGLGIELKIATGDNPRVAEKVCADLGLASKGTVTGAQLQSFDEDAFADAAVNHTIFARISPEQKARLIACLRGHGRSVGFLGDGVNDALALHSADVGISVDSATDVAKDAADVVLLEKDLGVLATGVAEGRRIFANTIKYVLMGTSSNFGNMFSAAAASALLSFLPMLPSQILLNNLLYDSSQLAIPTDRVDEEQLRAPSHWDVAFIRRFMLTFGPISSLFDFLTFGLMLGVLHAGPVEFRTGWFVESLATQTLIIFVIRTRKVPFLRSRPSAALALAALSMVTVGVVLTISWPARTLGFTPLPWQFFAVLGGFVAVYLILVELAKMMFYAEPVRLAAAPLRTRGRAHRIRRRAARFHHFGGGAA; encoded by the coding sequence ATGCCGACGGCGCAGCAGGTCGCCACGGCCGCCGCCGACGAGGTGCTGCGCCAGTTGGACAGCTCGGCGGCTGGTCTGTCCACCGTCGAGGTGGCGGCGCGGCGCGCACGGTACGGGCCGAACGCGGTTGCGACACACCGGGTCAGCGCGGCGGCGGTGTTGGGCCGCCAATTGCGCAACGCGGTGCTCATCCTGCTCGCCGGGACGGCGGTCGTTTCGTCCTTCCTGGGCGACGGTGTGCAGGCGGTGATCATCGGCGTGATCCTGGTGGCCAGTGTGGGTCTTGGGTTTTTCAACGAGTACCGTGCCGAGCGGGCCGCCGCCGAGCTGCACGCGGGGATGCGCCACCAGGCGGTGGTGCGCCGTGACGGGCGGTTCGTCAAGGTCGGTGTCGTCGATCTGGTGCCCGGCGATGTGGTCCGGTTGTCGCTGGGTGAGGCGGTTCCCGCGGACCTGCGGCTCATCGACGTCAACGGTCTGGAATGCAACGAAAGCATCCTGACCGGCGAGTCCGCCGCCGCCGAGAAGACGTCAGATCCGGTGCCCGCCGGCGAACTGGCCGAAGCATCGGACCTGGCTTTCATGGGCACCATCGTTAGCGCCGGTAGCGGCGTCGGGGTGGTGTTCGCCACCGGGCGAGACGCCGAATTCGGGCGTATCGCAGCGGGTTTGGATGAGCGGGCACCCGAAACCGGGTTCCAAGTGGGGCTGCGCCGGTTTTCCTATTTGTTGCTGCAGGTCGCGATCGCACTGATGCTGGTCATCCTGGTCAGCAATCTGTTGCTCGGCAAGCCGATCATCGACTCGGTGCTGTTCTCGTTGGCCATCGCGGTCGGCATCACCCCGCAGTTGCTGCCGGCGGTGGTCAGCGCCGGCCTGGCGACCGGGTCCCGACAGCTGGCCAGGGCGAAGGTGCTGGTCAAGCGCCTGGTATGCATCGAAGACCTGGGCGACATGGACATTCTGATCACCGACAAGACCGGCACCTTGACCGAGGGCCGCCTGCGCTTCATCGGTGCGATCGATCCCGCCGGTGCGGACAGCGACGCGGTGCGCCGGTTCGGCCTACTGGCCACCGACGTAGACCCGCAATCCGGCGGCGTCAGCGCCAACGCGCTCGACGACGCGCTGTGGGAGTCCCCCACGGCGAGTCACCTGGTGGGTGCGGACGTGCGGCGGGTGGCGTTGCTGCCGTTCGACCATGAGCGCCGGGCCACCTCGGTGCTGATCGACGACGGCGACGAACGAGTGCTGGTGGTCAAGGGCGCACCCGAACAGCTGCTGCCGTTGTGCCGGACGACGCCGGCTGCCGCGGACGAGACGCTGGCGGCCCTGTTCGCCGCCGGGCGCCGCGTAATCGCTGTGGCAGCCCGCCCCGCCGCCGGACTCAGCACGATCACCCGCGACGACGAATGCGATCTGCAGTTGGCCGGGTTCCTGCTGTTCGCAGACGAACCCAAAGCCGCGGCCCGGCAATCGCTGTCCCAACTGGCCGGTCTCGGTATCGAGCTCAAGATCGCCACCGGCGACAATCCACGGGTTGCCGAAAAGGTTTGTGCCGACCTCGGTTTGGCGTCCAAAGGCACGGTTACCGGCGCGCAGCTGCAGTCCTTCGATGAAGACGCATTCGCCGACGCCGCGGTGAATCACACCATCTTCGCCAGAATTTCACCCGAGCAGAAGGCGCGGCTAATCGCCTGTCTGCGTGGGCACGGCCGGTCGGTGGGGTTTCTCGGCGACGGGGTGAACGACGCGCTGGCCCTGCATTCAGCCGACGTGGGAATCTCGGTCGACAGCGCCACCGACGTCGCCAAGGACGCCGCCGACGTGGTGCTGCTGGAGAAGGACCTGGGTGTGCTGGCCACCGGCGTGGCCGAGGGTCGGCGGATCTTCGCCAACACCATCAAGTACGTGTTGATGGGCACGTCGAGCAATTTCGGGAACATGTTCAGCGCCGCGGCCGCCTCGGCGCTGCTGTCCTTCCTGCCGATGCTGCCCAGTCAGATCCTGCTGAACAACCTGCTCTACGACAGTTCGCAGCTGGCGATCCCGACCGACCGCGTCGATGAGGAGCAACTCCGTGCGCCGTCGCACTGGGATGTCGCTTTCATCCGGCGATTCATGCTGACCTTCGGGCCGATCAGCTCGTTGTTCGACTTCTTGACGTTCGGGCTGATGCTGGGTGTGCTGCATGCGGGCCCCGTCGAGTTCCGCACCGGATGGTTCGTGGAATCGCTTGCGACGCAGACGTTGATCATCTTCGTCATCCGCACCCGCAAAGTGCCGTTCTTACGTAGCCGCCCCAGTGCGGCGCTGGCATTGGCCGCTCTGTCGATGGTCACCGTGGGTGTCGTGCTGACCATCTCGTGGCCGGCGCGCACCCTGGGGTTCACACCACTGCCGTGGCAGTTCTTCGCCGTGTTGGGCGGTTTCGTGGCGGTCTACCTGATTCTGGTGGAGCTCGCCAAGATGATGTTCTACGCCGAACCGGTGCGCTTGGCCGCGGCGCCGCTTCGTACCCGGGGGCGTGCCCACCGCATCCGGCGCCGCGCCGCGCGTTTCCACCATTTCGGGGGTGGGGCCGCTTAG
- a CDS encoding DUF732 domain-containing protein: protein MIISAIRSLGQRRTWLPGSALVVALAVPVAVLVGPAAHADGIDGQFLNALQSHGINFATPQAAILAAHQVCDELDTGRAKADVANDVATSSNLDGYHAGYFVGLSISAYCPRHHGTA, encoded by the coding sequence ATGATCATCTCTGCGATCCGCTCGCTCGGCCAGCGGCGGACATGGTTGCCAGGGTCCGCACTGGTGGTTGCGCTGGCTGTCCCGGTGGCGGTGCTCGTGGGCCCGGCCGCGCACGCCGACGGCATCGACGGACAGTTCCTGAATGCGTTGCAGTCGCACGGGATTAACTTCGCGACCCCGCAAGCGGCCATCTTGGCCGCGCATCAGGTTTGCGATGAACTCGACACCGGCAGAGCGAAGGCCGACGTCGCAAATGATGTAGCTACAAGCAGCAACCTGGATGGTTATCACGCCGGCTACTTCGTCGGACTGAGCATCAGCGCCTATTGCCCGCGGCATCACGGGACGGCTTGA